One Bacteroidales bacterium genomic window carries:
- a CDS encoding PorV/PorQ family protein: MKKYFIYLLISVLFLSFSSKNIFAGNEQRAGQAGAGELLINPWARSSGWGGVNVASIHGLEAMFLNVAGTAFTKSTELIFAKTELFTGLNNGVSLNSFGFSQKVGETGVICMAVTAVNFGEVNITTVENPDGGYGTYSPSYSNIGISYAKEFSNSIYGGVTIKLISESISDLKSSGVAFDAGIQYVTGKSEQIKFGITMKNVGPTVKCEGDGMSLRATPPSGIIMTMEHRSADFELPSLIKIGVAYDLTFGIDHLVTLAGNFTSNSFTRDQFHGGLQYSYKEILILRGGYVHEKEIDDVEKAATMFKGPTAGFSIQIPLNKEKGSTFSFDYSYRDTYNFDGVHSFGVKISM; this comes from the coding sequence ATGAAAAAATATTTTATTTATCTTCTAATCAGTGTATTGTTTTTATCATTTTCAAGCAAAAATATTTTTGCAGGTAACGAACAACGAGCCGGACAAGCCGGGGCTGGTGAACTTCTTATTAACCCATGGGCAAGGAGTTCGGGTTGGGGCGGAGTAAATGTTGCCTCAATTCATGGACTTGAAGCAATGTTTCTAAATGTTGCAGGTACAGCATTTACAAAAAGTACAGAATTGATATTCGCAAAAACAGAACTTTTTACCGGACTGAACAATGGAGTTAGTTTAAACTCATTTGGATTTTCTCAAAAAGTTGGAGAAACAGGTGTTATTTGTATGGCAGTAACAGCAGTTAATTTTGGAGAGGTAAATATTACTACAGTGGAAAACCCTGACGGAGGATACGGAACATACAGTCCATCGTATTCAAATATTGGAATATCTTATGCTAAAGAATTTTCAAATAGTATTTATGGCGGTGTGACAATAAAATTAATATCTGAATCTATTTCAGACCTGAAATCAAGTGGTGTGGCTTTTGATGCAGGTATTCAGTATGTTACAGGAAAGTCCGAGCAAATAAAATTTGGAATAACAATGAAAAACGTTGGTCCAACAGTAAAATGTGAAGGCGATGGAATGTCTTTGAGAGCAACACCTCCAAGTGGTATTATTATGACTATGGAACATCGTTCGGCTGATTTTGAACTTCCGTCATTAATAAAAATAGGTGTAGCTTATGATCTGACATTCGGAATTGACCATCTTGTAACTTTGGCTGGTAATTTTACTTCTAATTCATTTACAAGAGACCAATTTCATGGCGGTTTACAATATTCATATAAAGAAATACTTATATTAAGAGGTGGATATGTTCACGAGAAAGAGATTGATGATGTTGAAAAAGCAGCAACAATGTTTAAAGGACCAACAGCAGGATTTTCTATTCAAATACCATTGAATAAAGAAAAAGGTTCTACATTTTCATTCGATTATTCATACAGAGATAC